A stretch of the Rhinoderma darwinii isolate aRhiDar2 chromosome 3, aRhiDar2.hap1, whole genome shotgun sequence genome encodes the following:
- the LOC142750764 gene encoding olfactory receptor 1468-like, with the protein MEENNITSVLLLGFPGLHSFRILIFLLILMIYCVTICGNLLVITLVSYSKNLHCPMYIFLTQLTMSDIILSSNIVPNMLHGVLNNGSSMSLSGCITQFFFFGSCEGLECLLLTVMSYDRYLAICRPLHYNSLMTPLVCLMFVLLSWLIGFSLTIIEIINMSKLHFCRSNVIDHFFCDFDPILDLSCSNILTFQIYALFIGFFVIVCPFFIISISYAYIVHTVLKIQSIIGRQKAFSTCGSHLTVVSIFYGALFSVYLTPRKGKSITLHKTLSLMYTVVTPLTNPVIYCLRNKDIKEAFRKVFFYVFYGMYESYNKFFSINMGNVER; encoded by the coding sequence ATGGAAGAGAACAACATAACCTCAGTTCTTCTCCTTGGGTTCCCAGGACTACATAGCTTCAGAATTTTGATTTTTCTTCTAATTCTTATGATTTACTGTGTGACAATCTGTGGGAACCTCTTGGTCATCACCCTGGTGTCCTACAGCAAGAACCTCCACTGCCCCATGTACATCTTCCTCACACAACTCACTATGTCAGACATCATCCTGTCCTCAAATATTGTCCCGAACATGCTTCATGGTGTCCTGAACAATGGATCCTCTATGTCTCTATCTGGATGtattacacagttttttttttttggttcttGTGAAGGCTTGGAATGTCTTCTATTGACCGTCATGTCTTATGACAGATATTTGGCCATATGTCGTCCACTACATTATAATTCTTTGATGACTCCTCTGGTTTGCCTCATGTTTGTTCTTTTATCTTGGCTCATTGGTTTTTCTTTAACAATAATTGAAATAATCAATATGTCCAAGCTTCATTTCTGCAGGTCAAACGTCATTGATCACTTTTTTTGTGACTTTGATCCTATATTAGATCTATCTTGTTCTAATATACTGACATTTCAGATTTATGCTCTATTTATTGGCTTTTTTGTAATTGTTTGTCCATTCTTCATCATTTCCATTTCTTATGCTTATATAGTCCATACAGTCCTCAAGATACAGTCCATCATCGGTAGACaaaaagccttctccacctgcgGTTCCCACTTAACTGTGGTGTCAATATTTTATGGGGCCCTATTTTCAGTTTATCTGACCCCAAGAAAGGGAAAATCTATTACTTTACATAAGACTCTGTCTCTCATGTACACTGTGGTGACTCCACTAACTAACCCTGTGATATACTGCTTGAGAAATAAAGACATCAAGGAAGCCTTCAGGaaggtgtttttttatgttttttatggtATGTATGAATCTTATAATAAGTTCTTCAGTATAAATATGGGCAATGTAGAAAGGTAA